Genomic segment of Haemorhous mexicanus isolate bHaeMex1 chromosome 12, bHaeMex1.pri, whole genome shotgun sequence:
AGACACATTTCCTGCAgcggctggagcaggagctgaacGAGGGCCGTGCTCGGCGCTGGAAGGTGGGCAGGGACTGCTGTGGGtatcacagagctgcagcacagtcCACCCTCCGGAGGGCAAGCACAGATGAAGGCACGGAATCCCCTCAACGCGGGGGATTCCTCTCGGACGCAGGGACGAGCCCCGTGCTGAGGCTGGAGCTTgtgtggcagccccagctccttcgGCCGGGCTGGCACGGGAGATCAACACCGGCCCTGCCTCGGGACACGTGCTGAGACCGGGCACCGCCGGGGACCAGACACTGCTGGGGGACCGGGCACCGCGGGGGGAACCCTCCTGGCTCTCTTCCCGGGGCTCGGGAGGCGCTGCCAGCAGCGCAGTCCCGGGGTGCCGGGGGCCCTCAGCCTCCCCCCGCGGGCGCTGCCCCTGCCCCGGGCCCGGCGCTTCCCGGCCCGGCTCCCCGCCGTCCCCGGCCCGCGCCGCTCCCGAGCCCGGGCAGGGCCCTGTGCGGCTGCCCCGAGAGGACTCACCGAGGGAGGCCGAGGAGAAGCGCTCCCcggcgggccgggcccgcccgcagccgagggcccggcccggccccgccgctccccggcAACCGCCGCTTCCGCCGGGATGGGCGGGCCCGGCCCCAAGGGCCCCCGGAGCTGCTCCCTCGGCACCGCCGGCTGTGCCCGGGCCCCGCAGCACACGGGGGACTCTGAGCCGCCGGGCGGCCCCGGTCCGTACTGCACAATATCTGCATTAAACACACCGGGACTGCACGGGGCAATCCCGGCTGGAAGCCGCTTCGCCCAAACGGGGGCTCCTGCGGTCACCGTACCGCTCTGCCCGTGCAGGGcagcctcaggctgcagccagctcccGAGAGGCCCTTTTCACCTCTCCGCCAATTCTGCGGTCATGTCTCTCACGCAGCAGTCTCGGCGCCCTCCTTCCTTTACTGGGATCATCCGGAgatgttttgtgcttttcttctcaTAGAGGAGGGGCTGCGCTTTAGATTTGTTCTGCCCAATACACACTTAGTGACAAAGGCACAAAGGAAGGTTCTCAGTTCCAGAAGGATAGCTTCAAAACAGACCCCAAACTGGCATGAAAACAGTCAGGGCTCTTCTATCTGAATGAAGGTGGTGAgtgccaggtgagctcaggaCATGTTATCTCATTCATTTTACATAGCACACAGACTCCACAGGCATTAGATGCTCACACCTTTGGCAGGATCATTGAGtacaactcctggccctgcacaggacagccccaagaatcTCACCCTGTGCCTCccagagcattgtccaaactcTTCTTGAACTCTGGCAAGCTTAGGCCATGACCACTTCCCTGTGCCCAACCACcttctgggtgaagaaccttttcctaatatccaatctaaccATTCACTTCCTtcacacagctcacagcagagaCGAGAATGTACAGAGCACAAGAGCAGCCGTGCTTTAAAACAGCACAGCAGTAGACTTGTTTCTGTCAGAGTCTGGAAAGTAAATATCCAAAGGTAAATACCTGATTTACACACCAAGCAAAGAAAGTGGTCACATCAATACAGCAGGGATTTTGTTTCTTACTTGGTGTCTTCTGGCAACTTTTACAATAAGTGGGGAAGGACTCACCAGATACTGAGTCCCAGCTCTGAGACTCCTGTTCACTTTTATTAAGATGGTTTTAGCTTGACCAAATCAAACACAAGCACACAGCTGCATAGAGAATTCCCTCAACAAACacaactttttatttctgtagaaaACATTATACTTTTCAGGAAGGTCCAGCTTATGGAACAGCAGCGTGCATGTTAATATACATAAATACACAGGGTTACAATTTAGtgggaaatacattttaaaaaaagctttcaagTACACAAATGTAGTAAAATTAGACTATCCTTTCCACATACCTGCCTCAGAGAGAAACATTTCTCAAAAGGAATGAACTTCCACCCCATCATCTGCCAACAAATCTCTCCACTGGacaccagctgcaggagggagtgAAGATGGGCTGGCCCAGAGGGTTAATAGCCAGTGTTTGAGATCAAGAGCATATTTACCTATGGCAGTTCAGTCCCTGTTCTCTCAACTATCAGGATGTGTGTATTGTGACAGTTACCCAGCCAGCACATGAAGAGAGCTGCAAGAGGTAGGAAATACCTCCTTCCTTCCACTTTCAGGTCCCTGAAAGGTTCACGCTGTACAACTTTGTTACTCAGGACACTGTGGCAATCCCATGACCCAGGGAGGCATTTATTTAGTAACAGTCACAGAAATGAGAACATGGCCCCACAGGCACGGCACTGGTGCTGCCAGGCAGTAAACACAACTGACATAAGCACAGAGCTTATGGAAAAACAGCTGCTGGATGCAGGCAGCCTCTTGAGTAGAAGGAATAATGTCTACAGATATGGAAGAATAGCTCAATGCATCACAGACTTCCTGAATATTTTCCTGCCAAGACACCAACAACAGAGAATTATAGtatcatttaaataaaacatcagTTTGAATGAATTTGAAAGACATTCACCACATACAGGAAGCCAAAAGGCTGATCTTTATGTTACTAACTTTAATTCATTCCTTCTACTTTTCATCCTATAGGAGTTCAGAGACTTGTTACATCATTGAACTCTTTTCTAAAATTTTACAAACTGAGGATTAAAACATAAATCAGTCtccaagagaaaggaaaaaggcatCTGAACAACAGATACTCCCTGATCTTGCTCTACGCGCTCTCTTGGTTAAATCAGCAACCTGTGCAACAGGGGTTGTGTCCCATTTCCAAGCCATGCAATGGCAGAGATCCCACAATTCACTTCAGCTACTGCAAGTGCAAAGGGCAATTCAAGTTTTCCTACCAGTCTCCaagacaaaaattaaatgtttgcaaaaaacagaaacatttaaaactCTTCAAACAATTTAAACCAGAACTGTTCCTATGAGAACATATTttacatgtttaaaaaaatcaagaaactCAGGCTATTAAATAAGAATCTACATATCTtaaaaactgggtttttttacattacAGCCAGAAGTAGTATTTTCCAAGGTAGGAATGTTCATAAGTTATTTCTTTGAAGTGCCTCACAGAGGTTTTGGTTGGCATCTGGTTCCTCAGTCATCACCTCCACAGTCTCCCACTCACCTGACCTACTGGATTTCTTGATGGCCTCTACCACACTCTGCATGTACAGGCCATCTTCAAAAGAGGCTGCCATAGACACAGGTTTATGATCCCATGTCCGACGGTCTTCCTGCTCTTGGAAAGACTGCCGCAGGGCTTGCACCATGTACACCATTCCTTTCAGGTAAAGCAGAGGGATGTCCTTGAAGCCCTTATCTAAAAGGCCCTTGTTGACAGGCAGGGAGTCTGtaagcagcagctcttcctggaGCGCAGTGTTCTTCTGCCCGTACAAGTCTGTCCCACGAGCTATGAGGCGGCCGGCAGAGCCCACAATCATGACCTCATGGATGAAGGACCCGGGCATGTTGAAGTTGAGAGTCACAGTGCAACAGACGCCGTCGCTCATGAGCATCTGGAAAACGCAGAAGTCGTCGCTGGTGACGTGACGGATCCCGCTGATGGCCGTGTTCTGCTTCACAAAAGTCTTGAGCAAACCGTGGACCTTCTCAGCTCTCCTGCTGGTGAGGTGAGTCAGGAGGTCGATGATGTAGGTGCCCATGGTGTGCAGGCCACCCCCTCCCATGAGCTCGTCACAGATCCAGTTGTACTTGTGGCTGAGCAGGCTCCCCCCGTAGACTCGCACGTCGCAGATGATGACGTTGCCCACGTAGTGCTCCTCTATCAGCTGCTTCATCTTCACAAAGGCAGGCAGGAAACGCAGAACGTTGCCAACGATGCTCATCAGCTTGGGGTAATACCGGGCAGCTGTGACCATCCTGAAGGCATCCACTGAGGTAGCAGCTTTCTCACACAGCACATTCTTCCCTATTCCTGcagcacaaatgaaaaaaaattacaacattTAGGACATTTGAGCAAAACATGCCCAGATGCCCCAAAGGTTGTCAAGAAGTGGTGGTTTTAAGAGCTGGGCTTTCCTGCTGCAATTTCTAAGGTAAAGGTCTGGGAACTAAAGTAGGAATTGCTAAGTCCAGCAAGACTCAATGCTGTTTCAAAaatgctccagctgcagagttGACAAACTCTCACACAGGGAGGCTCCAAATAAAGAGAGGATTTTTACATCATGAAAGATCAATGTCCAAATGGCATCACATGGCATCTAAACAAGACGCAATATGAGTGCTAtagttaaaaaattatttgaatacATGTATagccagaggagaaaaaaaaagccaggtaCCTAGCACGGAAGAGgtgggggaaagggaaatttGATTTTCACTTTGTATTTCACTATCActatacaattttatttttttaaactaatatAAATGGGACATACAATTTacttatatataaaaatgtatacATACAGATTCTGTGTACAGAACACAAGAATTAGAAATAATGTTTTGGTAAAAGGACTGTTTTAAAACAACCCTTTCTAATTAGAAAGCaaacctttttgttttgcaCATACAGCCTGTTTGTACAATCTGACAAAAGGTGACAGAGTTACACAGACAAGAGCTGCACCCCCAAGCTGACCCACTGCACTGTTATTGCTCCTGATGCACTTCACATTGTGCTCAGCCTAGATCAATGGGGAAGTCAAtaatcctcttttttcccttaactGTAAAGCAGAAATTAAGTAATACAAAAGTGCATGACAGTACAAGTTTTAACCAGTTCTTACATTTCTGGTAACCTCCTTCTCATTTACTTTTActgttttttcctggtttaCATCTGTTCTGATCAAATACTTATCTAAGCATTTTTCAGTGTAATAACCACATTATTCCTAACATGGTTATTACAGACACTAACTGGGGATGCCAGACCTGAAAGTCAGTCATGGCACACCACATTTTCTGCCCAAGAATTTCAGGAATCACTGCACAGGGCACTGGGCACCTCTGAAAGCTCCTCGTCAGCTAGGAGCAGACTGTGCTCCCTGCTCGGCACAACTTTTAATTGACTCCCAGTGGAAGGTACCAACACAGGCACTTCAGTCGGTCTCTGGCACAGGGGAAGGCACATCCCCCACGGCGGCTCCTGCTCTCCGTGCTCCCCCTCCCGGCTgcacccagccagccctccAGGAACCCTCCGAGCGGGCCCGGGGCCAGCGCGCTCCCGTGacacagctcagccaggggacagccacaggAGACTCTGAACTTCTGCTTCTAATAGACACAAGTGAAACCCAGTCAGAAAATGGGAAGACTACAAGTGAGAAACCCCCTGTATTGATATGAATCTACAGCAGCTTCAATGAACAAAGGGTCAGGTCAAACTCCCAGTGACACCCCGGCTGTCCATTTGTAACCCCCATTTCAGGGACCATTTCTGAGCCCCCCGTCCCTAGTCCTGCTGCCAAGGCAAGGCACAACACTCAGTTCAGTACTTTTCAGGGCTGGCTGAAGCACCTGGACAAGCATCTAGAGCTGCTTCAGTCCAGTTTATCTGCCTCGTTTAAATGGTGCTTGTCTCCAGGCAGGTTACAGCAAAGCACCACCAGAGAAAGCAAAGGGATCCCGAGCAGATCTGTACCCTCAAAGCTTGCAGAAAACCAAAGTGACTCTTGTTCcatgggaacagctctgcagccagtgctgtgctggtgctgctcccctgctgcccagccctgtcacgccgggctctccctgctctgctgaccAGCCTCGCCCTCGCTCAGTGCTGCGCCCGTTGaggcagcccaggctgaggcACTTGAGGAGCTAAAAGTGGCCGATGCCTTTTTTTGGGATGGCAGCCAGTGCAGCACACtgacagctcagcacagcccactGTGCACTGCCAGAGTGCCAGGATGAGACCTGGGAACACAGAACAGCTCTGGGATAATCCTGCTGTTGCCTTCAGTGGGACATccctccagctgtccccaagctCACAGAGATGGCCATGAAGCAAGGACAGGGGCCAAGTCAGAGATGGCTACAAGGTCCCTTACCAAGGTAATGGCCAtgccttttgtttttcaaggCAGTGCAGCTTACATCCCTGGGATTGTTACTACTGTTTTGGTAATGAATAACCTGAACTTTGTACCATATTGTTTTCCTAAACC
This window contains:
- the GFOD2 gene encoding glucose-fructose oxidoreductase domain-containing protein 2 — encoded protein: MKMLPGVGVFGTGSAARVLVPLLRAEGFSIEALWGKTEEEAKQLAEEMNISFYTSRTDDVLLHQDVDLVCINIPPPLTRQIAVKALGIGKNVLCEKAATSVDAFRMVTAARYYPKLMSIVGNVLRFLPAFVKMKQLIEEHYVGNVIICDVRVYGGSLLSHKYNWICDELMGGGGLHTMGTYIIDLLTHLTSRRAEKVHGLLKTFVKQNTAISGIRHVTSDDFCVFQMLMSDGVCCTVTLNFNMPGSFIHEVMIVGSAGRLIARGTDLYGQKNTALQEELLLTDSLPVNKGLLDKGFKDIPLLYLKGMVYMVQALRQSFQEQEDRRTWDHKPVSMAASFEDGLYMQSVVEAIKKSSRSGEWETVEVMTEEPDANQNLCEALQRNNL